Proteins from a genomic interval of Cryptococcus neoformans var. grubii H99 chromosome 8, complete sequence:
- a CDS encoding ENTH domain-containing protein, which produces MTAQSFDKMVKLATKPKNAPPKAKYIDPLIAATYADDSSINEIAILLAQRLRDTNGVVAFKGLLTLHQMIRTGQTEALLDVLARNDVLRLRSIYSQRFQGYVPPASMGAYADYLDNRIKVYRDLKRDLIRVQAESNRRSDGLGAASKARRLRHLPVEKGLLREVKMVQRLLDSLIKCKFYDDDLRDENTVLALRLLVKDLLVLFQAGNEGVCNILEHYFEMSKVDATDSFEIYKSFIKQTDKVVDYLSIARKLHHVLNVPVPNLKHAPTGLVKALEEYLNDPNFEQNRIEYKRSLGVVEGGSRRPSDAEPTRKASPDKSTATPTKAASPAPEVKPQAPAGASKKIQDFFESIQADQQPTMFGGAPQQINYSQMTVNQHQQFNPFRQSMVMPQQTGFMQPQMTGFSHPQQQGFLQPQQTGAIAFGRQSMMPMSTGQPGAGGEFGFIQPPHVQAQQPQMQTQMQPQPTGFLQPQATGFNPFRQSMMLTGNGMGMGGLSEPMSQPSSPSPFAQPSRQTEGQAQIQRPGSTPAFTTPSNGTVAGSSSEAKPLTAQATGSKNPFAPAGGAVPPVPTLQSQHQPPQKKPTMNEMIMGLHNGNGGGTWGQPQAQQHQTQSTEQSGQQGSAQGTGMSSIASEFASNKNQTNGSASANTGSGGTDFLSQFRSLSVNPTGASSPSTQAASSLNPLSFLSANPTGSTNATSGLNLQTTGANTNSSANDFLQPQPTGYGGSNIKPFKPSSSFGNQLIESLPPLPESGAGSNPGSAVASPSGAGGVGSVQPQSTGFPGLGSLSFQNTGNPAGSSAGTGGGLMPQMTGAPNPFRQSTMFGGSSFNAGGLNPQTTGMGAFSGLSAFGGQNHGQGQGMFGQQHQQQQQQKQPFQQQAQQGSLI; this is translated from the exons ATGACAGCCCAATCCTTCGACAAGATGGTAAAGCTCGCGACAAAGCCGAAGAACGCGCCTCCTAAAGCAAAGTACATTGATCCACTCATCGCTGCTACCTATGCCGATGACAGCTCGATCAACGAGATTGCGATTTTACTCGCACAAAGATTGAGAGATACCAATGGTGTG GTCGCATTCAAGGGTCTCCTTACTTTGCACCAAATGATACGCACTGGACAGACTGAAGCACTGCTCGATGTTCTTGCCAGAAACGATGTTTTGAGACTCCGGAGTATCTATAGTCAGCGGTTCCAAG GATACGTCCCCCCTGCAAGCATGGGCGCTTATGCCGACTACCTCGACAACAGAATTAAGGTGTACAGGGATTTAAAGCGAGACCTTATAAGGGTGCAGGCAGAGTCTAACAGGAGGAGCGATGGGTTGGGTGCTGCTT caaaagcaagaagattAAGACATCTTCCTGTGGAGAAGGGTCTGTTGAGAGAGGTCAAGATGGTTCAAAGGTTGCTGGACAGTCTCATCAAGTGCAAG TTCTATGACGATGATTTGAGAGACGAAAATACAGTTTTGGCATTGAGACTTCTTGTAAAAGATTTGCTTGTCTTGTTCCAGGCCGGCAACGAAGGTGTCTGCAACATCCTAG AGCACTATTTCGAAATGTCCAAGGTCGACGCCACCGACTCGTTTGAAATCTATAAATCTTTCATCAAACAAACCGACAAAGTTGTTGACTACCTCTCCATTGCTCGAAAACTTCACCATGTTTTGAATGTTCCTGTGCCCAATCTCAAGCATGCACCAACAGGGCTCGTCAAGGCGTTGGAAGAGTACCTCAACGATCCCAACTTTGAGCAAAATAGGATAGAATACAAGAGGAGTTTGGGAGTTGTCGAGGGAGGTAGTAGACGCCCGAGCGATGCGGAGCCCACAAGGAAGGCTTCGCCCGATAAGAGTACAGCGACACCAACCAAGGCTGCATCTCCTGCGCCGGAAGTTAAGCCTCAAGCTCCCGCGGGAGCTTCGAAAAAGATCCAAGATTTCTTTGAATCTATTCAGGCGGACCAGCAACCCACCATGTTTGGAGGTGCTCCTCAACA GATCAACTATTCTCAAATGACTGTCAACCAGCACCAGCAATTCAACCCCTTCCGCCAATCTATGGTGATGCCCCAGCAAACCGGATTCATGCAGCCCCAGATGACCGGCTTTTCTCAtccacaacaacaaggtTTCCTCCAACCTCAACAAACAGGTGCCATCGCGTTTGGAAGACAGTCCATGATGCCTATGTCCACTGGGCAACCAGGTGCAGGAGGAGAATTTGGTTTCATTCAGCCACCCCATGTGCAAGCTCAACAGCCGCAAATGCAGACGCAGATGCAGCCTCAACCAACTGGATTCCTCCAACCTCAGGCCACTGGGTTTAATCCTTTCAGGCAGAGTATGATGCTTACTGGCAATGGTATGGGTATGGGTGGTTTGAGTGAGCCCATGTCccagccttcttcaccttcgcCTTTTGCCCAGCCATCTCGCCAGACCGAAGGACAAGCCCAAATTCAGCGCCCAGGTTCGACGCCTGCATTCACTACTCCTTCCAACGGCACCGTTGCCGGTTCCAGCTCCGAAGCTAAACCTCTGACGGCTCAGGCAACAGGCTCGAAGAACCCCTTCGCCCCTGCCGGTGGCGCTGTTCCTCCCGTGCCTACTCTTCAATCTCAGCACCAGCCGCcgcagaagaagccaacAATGAATGAGATGATAATGGGTCTTCATAACGGTAACGGTGGCGGGACATGGGGTCAGCCTCAAGCGCAGCAACACCAGACGCAATCAACGGAACAATCGGGACAGCAAGGGAGTGCACAGGGTACAGGGATGTCGAGCATTGCGAGCGAGTTTGCTTCAAACAAGAACCAGACGAATGGTTCTGCCAGTGCGAATACTGGCAGTGGTGGAACGGATTTCTTGTCTCAGTTCAGATCTTTGTCTGTGAATCCCACTGGtgcttcatctccatctaCACAAGCAGCTTCCTCTTTGAACCCACTGTCGTTCTTGTCTGCAAACCCTACAGGTAGTACCAACGCGACTTCAGGACTCAATTTGCAGACCACGGGCGCAAACACCAACAGCAGTGCGAATGATTTCCTTCAACCCCAACCCACCGGGTATGGCGGCTCTAATATTAAGCCTTTCAAGCCTTCGAGCAGCTTTGGTAATCAATTGATAGAGAGCTTaccacctcttcctgaATCTGGTGCTGGATCTAACCCTGGTTCTGCCGTAGCCTCACCGAGTGGCGCTGGCGGAGTTGGAAGCGTTCAGCCGCAGAGTACAGGTTTCCCCGGATTGGGATCCTTATCGTTCCAGAACACTGGTAATCCTGCAGGATCGTCAGCGGGAACTGGCGGCGGTTTGATGCCCCAAATGACCGGAGCACCCAACCCGTTTAGGCAGTCTACCATGTTTGGAGGATCGTCGTTCAATGCCGGAGGGTTGAATCCGCAGACGACAGGGATGGGCGCCTTTAGCGGGTTATCCGCGTTTGGCGGACAGAACCATGGACAGGGACAAGGAATGTTTGGACAGCAGcatcagcaacagcaacaacagaaGCAGCCATTCCAACAGCAAGCCCAGCAGGGATCTTTGATCTGA
- a CDS encoding alpha-1,3-mannosyltransferase CMT1 has product MFRNTLKTLHPRPASPPLPTSSHSFTASQSKRPLFVLSLVLGCIFFLSFLSHPDPSARRLQWPGLFPSSPAPVMHTEDFFLERALNVTSEAFREICPSTGGPVHLDPDLTEAQKKRYLPLKRSKRGRYLLVTNTRQIEAHLPDLLNTLIVLLRYLAPEHLAVSILEGPSSDCTQKAVEQILVPMLEYQGLEKAWTRIETGESKIDWGKHNRIEKIAELRNRALAPLWQGESSQKWEDEIEAVVFFNDVYLHAADILEVVYQHVKNGAGITTAMDWWKKRPEYYYDIWVGRTIDTGDLFYPIDNPWWSPSSDLFPNSPNSRTAYSNLEPFQVFSSWNALAVLSPKPFLPPHNVRFRRGDVEKGECAASECTLIATDFWKAGFGKVAVVPSVQLAYERDVAKDIIEDLGKQKEQLGWIDGIPPEHLDNQIEWRIRPPKKVRCHSWPEINGLSANVWEETKWVKPWLE; this is encoded by the exons ATGTTCCGGAATACCCTTAAGACATTACATCCTCGTCCGGcatctcctccactccCCACATCATCTCATTCATTCACCGCCTCTCAATCCAAACGTCCTCTTTTTGTCCTCTCGCTCGTCCTCGGttgcatcttcttcctctctttcctctcccaTCCCGACCCATCAGCACGCAGACTTCAATGGCCCGGactcttcccttcttccccagcACCGGTGATGCATACCGAAGACTTTTTTTTGGAAAGGGCGCTTAATGTGACATCAGAAGCGTTTAGAGAGATCTGCCCTTCGACCGGGGGTCCGGTACATCTGGACCCTGATTTGACGGAAGCGCAGAAAAAGAGATATCTTCCATTGAAGCGATCCAAAAGGGGAAGATATCTTCTAGTCACAAATACGAGGCAGATCGAAGCTCATCTTCCCGATTTGCTGAATACTCTAATCGTTCTGCTGAGGTATCTCGCCCCCGAGCACTTGGCGGTATCCATTTTGGAAGGACCTTCAAGCGACTGCACCCAAAAAGCGGTTGAGCAAATTCTCGTTCCCATGCTGGAATATCAAGGTCTCGAAAAGGCTTGGACAAGAATCGAAACGGGGGAAAGCAAGATCGACTGGGGAAAGCATAATCGAATCGAGAAGATTGCGGAGCTGCGTAATAGGGCACTTGCACCGTTATGGCAAGGAGAAAGTAGTCAAAAGTGGGAAGACGAGATTGAAGCGGTGGTCTTTTTCAATGATGTATACTTGCATGCGGCGGACATACTGGAAGTGGTGTATCAACATGTGAAGAATGGGGCTGGGATCACTACTGCCATGGATTGGTGGAAAAAGAGACCAGAGTATTATTATGATATCTGGGTAGGACGAACA ATCGACACGGGCGATTTATTCTATCCTATTGACAACCCTTGGTGGTCTCCATCGTCCGACCTATTCCCCAACTCGCCTAACTCTCGTACAGCCTATTCCAACCTCGAACCATTCCAAGTCTTTTCATCGTGGAATGCTCTCGCCGTGTTATCGCCCAAACcgttccttcctcctcataATGTCCGTTTCAGGAGAGGTGATGTCGAAAAGGGAGAGTGTGCAGCAAGTGAGTGTACGTTGATCGCCACTGATTTTTGGAAAGCTGGGTTTGGGAAAGTGGCTGTCGTACCTAGTGTTCAG TTGGCGTACGAGAGGGATGTAGCAAAGGATATCATTGAAGATCTAGGGAAACAAAAGGAACAGTTGGGGTGGATTGATGGTATCCCTCCTGAACATTTGGACAACCAGATTGAATGGAGAATAAG ACCTCCTAAAAAAGTCCGATGTCATTCTTGGCCAGAAATTAACGGGTTGAGTGCAAACGTCTGGGAAGAGACGAAGTGGGTAAAGCCCTGGTTAGAATGA
- a CDS encoding cytoplasmic protein, with product MSSEKPTDEQIEDAILSARFGDLDDLKTFVDAFGKEALAEARDERGNTVLHMCCGNGHLDVLEYLLPLVPPSLLSVTNETGSPAMHYAVANNNTECVKALVNWPEDQGGGLPLLKQKNASGRDAFLESMFAGEGKEEVSGWIEGYLYRVEGGDDEEEGEGEGKEIKMSVGDEVVEDEAEVVDELAEKAEALEVKDEKEKKGSN from the exons ATGTCCAGCGAAAAACCAACCGACGAACAAATTGAAGACGCCATCCTCTCTGCTCGATTTGGCGATCTTGATGACCTTAAGACTTTTGTCGACGCTTTTGGCAAAGAGGCTTTGGCCGAAGCGAGGGATGAGCGGGGAAACACTGTCTTGCATATGTGCTGTGGTAACGGCCATCTAG ATGTCTTGGAATACCTCCTCCCACTTGtacctccctccctcctttcTGTGACCAACGAAACCGGATCTCCCGCTATGCACTACGCTGTGGCTAACAATAATACCGAATGCGTCAAGGCGCTTGTCAACTGGCCCGAGGACCAGGGAGGTGGTCTTCCGTTGTTGAAG CAAAAAAACGCTTCTGGCCGAGACGCTTTCCTTGAATCCATGTTCGCCGGTGAaggtaaagaagaagtttcAGGTTGGATCGAGGGATACCTGTACAGAGTCGAAGGCggggatgacgaggaagaaggtgaaggagaggggaaggaaatTAAAATGTCTGTAGGAGACGAggttgttgaagatgaggcCGAGGTGGTTGATGAGCTTGCGGAGAAGGCTGAGGCACTTGAAgtcaaggatgagaaggagaagaagggatcCAATTAG
- a CDS encoding DNA cross-link repair 1A protein — MAPPTTTIKKPPLPPERGTLLSFFKKETTSVRTEFHVSHTQVGSGLASVKQTAGPSKPIEAKNTSSKQSSICRGKEKETQKGHNGSAHDPVVISDDDEDGLSPAAPLTRSKRRKISASSSNRNQAPERHSHSPCRPFEAPPMFAGYPEFKPPPTWPQVVNTADVEEDGNDDIMMVSDEDGARTQDPEEGEIEDDSGVELDDHDRPRRPEMQDTQSGEGLPAGGMEWEEPDEGMGMEDEIDDGNDDDDAQSTISSSTKPSTSKHSRRISSFSFSIPTPEALPQSTTKGPNAFALLMSGHKEHEQWKDAEADLRRDGKRFAGRRKAPFYKVLTGMPVAVDAFRYGAIPGVTAYLLTHAHSDHYTNLSKSWSNGPIYCSETTANLIIHMLEVDPKWVHGLPNDMPFEMPNTGGVTVTPIEANHCPGSSIFLFEGRQTVNAGDSGFASPYVGSKRVFRYLHCGDFRANPKMVLHPAIARAPINTCYLDTTYLNPKYCFPPQPLVINACATLARRNVVGESEDAPSLKAVLQGSAIGVSGVAGMTCGGGRKVTLKTEDGGEREIEVEIKDEKGEREKQMMQGWLVKKEEGVKEEVKEDLGEVGKRVKGRTLVVVGTYSIGKERIVKAVAKAIGSKIYCDQRKKGILLCQTDPELHSMLTSDPTEAQVHLLPLGNIQLDRLQSYLTLLHPHFDRVLGFRPTGWSYSPPAGTDMLPDVNTVIRRDQAKRFGEGDLKTMRGSNRNFMMYGVPYSEHSSFFELTCFALSLPGADLKMIATVNVGNEKSRAKMKKWFEKWLAEKAKRKEKGLPSTVEYRDETYW; from the exons ATGGCGCCAccgacaacaacaattaAGAAACCACCATTACCGCCTGAGCGTGGGACGCTCCTTAGTTTCTTCAAGAAAGAAACTACCTCAGTGAGAACTGAATTCCACGTATCCCACACCCAGGTAGGAAGTGGGCTAGCGTCGGTCAAACAGACGGCTGGGCCTTCAAAACCCATTGAGGCTAAAAATACCAGCTCCAAGCAGAGCTCTATTTGcagagggaaggagaaggagacgCAGAAAGGCCATAATGGCTCTGCCCACGATCCTGTTGTGATcagcgatgatgacgaagacgGCCTTTCGCCTGCGGCCCCATTAACAAGATCTAAACGACGCAAAatttcagcttcttcttcaaaccgGAACCAGGCGCCGGAAAGACATTCACACTCTCCATGTCGCCCATTCGAGGCTCCACCGATGTTTGCTGGCTACCCAGAGTTTAAGCCACCGCCTACATGGCCTCAGGTGGTCAATACTGCCGATgtagaagaggatggtaaTGATGACATAATGATGGTTTCTGACGAGGACGGTGCGAGGACACAAGATcctgaagaaggtgaaatAGAAGATGATTCGGGTGTAGAACTGGACGATCATGATCGTCCACGTAGGCCAGAAATGCAAGACACTCAGAGTGGTGAGGGCCTTCCTGCCGGGGGAATGGAGTGGGAAGAGCCGGACgaagggatggggatggaagatgaaatcGACGATGGCAACGATGACGACGATGCGCAATCCAcaatctcttcatccaccaaaCCATCAACATCGAAACATAGCCGTCgcatctcatccttctccttttccatccctACTCCCGAAGCTCTGCCCCAGTCAACGACCAAAGGTCCCAACGCATTCGCACTCCTCATGTCGGGGCATAAGGAACATGAACAGTGGAAAGATGCTGAAGCTGATTTGAGGCGCGATGGTAAACGGTTTgcgggaagaagaaaggcgCCTTTTTACAAGGTATTAACAGGTATGCCTGTGGCAGTGGACGCTTTTAGGTATGGGGCGATACCGGGCGTGACGGCGTACCTCTTAAC ACATGCCCATTCTGATCATTACACCAATCTTTCCAAAAGCTGGAGTAACGGACCCATCTACTGTTCAGAGACGACAGCAAACCTTATTATCCATATGCTGGAAGTGGATCCGAAATGGGTT CATGGATTACCTAACGACATGCCATTCGAAATGCCCAACACAGGGGGTGTCACGGTAACGCCTATCGAAGCCAATCACT GTCCGGGatcttcaatcttcctctttgaaGGTCGACAGACTGTTAATGCTGGTGATTCGGGCTTCGCAAGTCCATACGTCGGCAGTAAACGCGTGTTTCGCTACCTTCACTGTGGAGATTTTAGAGC AAACCCCAAGATGGTCCTACATCCTGCAATAGCCCGTGCACCTATCAATACATGCTATCTCGATACAACCTATCTCAATCCTAAATACTGtttccctcctcaaccGCTTGTGATCAACGCGTGTGCCACGCTTGCCAGGCGAAATGTCGTCGGCGAGTCGGAGGACGCGCCATCACTTAAGGCAGTGCTGCAAGGTTCGGCCATAGGAGTATCGGGCGTGGCAGGTATGACTTGCggagggggaaggaaaGTCACACTAAAgacggaggatggaggagagagagaaattGAGGTTGAAATAAAGGACGAGAAGGGTGAAAGGGAGAAGCAGATGATGCAAGGGTGgttggtgaagaaggaagaaggggttAAGGAGGAAGTCAAGGAAGATTTGGGAGAAGTTGGAAAAAGAGTAAAGGGTCGGACTTTGGTGGTCGTCGGAACTTACTCCAtcggaaaagaaagaatagTCAAGG CGGTTGCAAAAGCCATAGGATCCAAAATCTATTGCGATCAGCGCAAAAAAGGAATCTTGCTTTGCCAAACCGATCCCGAACTCCATTCCATGCTTACCTCCGATCCTACTGAAGCCCAAGTCCACCTTTTACCCCTAGGTAACATCCAGCTCGACCGCTTGCAATCCTAtctcacccttcttcacccccATTTCGACCGAGTCTTAGGGTTCCGCCCAACCGGATGGAGTTATTCTCCACCTGCGGGGACGGATATGTTGCCCGATGTGAATACTGTTATACGACGGGATCAGGCGAAGAGATTTGGGGAGGGGGATTTAAAGACTATGAGGGGGAGTAATAGGAATTTCATGATGTATG GGGTACCGTACTCGGAACACTCGAGTTTCTTTGAATTGACGTGCTTCGCCTTGTCACTACCAGGTGCAgacttgaagatgatagcCACGGTTAATGTGGGAAATGAGAAAAG CCGCGCGAAGATGAAAAAATG GTTCGAAAAGTGGCTGGCTGAAAAGGCTAAAcgcaaggaaaagggattACCATCCACAGTTGAATATCGCGACGAAACATAC TGGTGA
- a CDS encoding vacuolar protein, translating to MSSPPRYTEEPNLRPAPSKAYDTTPADTAATQPLLAAHASTNAQRAAEEGWRDDEDNVSDNYKLGVSVSDCDTEIRMLFIRKVYSILLIQLLATAGVSILLSLPSAKDFTHTNPWIMWIPLIGSFTSLFFVYWKRHHHPANLILLGLFTLFEATMIGLAVSYYESRIVIQALFITLGVFIGLTLFTFQTKYDFSSLAPILFIGIWGLLTTYLIQIFLPFNATVDLGIACFSTLLFSGFVLYDTQQIMKRLSVDEAIAGALTLYLDFLNLFLSILRALNSSNDR from the exons ATGTCCTCACCTCCACGATACACCGAAGAGCCAAATCTACGGCCAGCTCCTTCGAAGGCCTATGACACAACCCCGGCCGACACTGCTGCCACGCAACCCCTTCTCGCAGCTCATGCGTCTACTAATGCCCAACGTGCAGCCGAGGAAGGTTGGCGAGACGACGAGGATAATGTATCGGACAACTACAAGCTCGGTGTATCTGTTTCCGACTGCGATACTGAAATCCGAATGCTCTTTATCCGCAAAGTCTACTCTATCCTCTTGATTCAGTTGCTCGCCACGGCAGGAGTGTCAattctcctctccttgccGTCGGCCAAGGACTTTACCCATACCAACCCGTGGATCATGTGGATTCCTCTGATTGGTAGCTTTACCAGCTTGTTCTTTGTCTACTGGAAGAGGCACCACCACCCGGCGAATTTGATCCTGTTGGGTTTGTTCACTTTGTTCGAAGCGACGATGATTGGGTTGGCTGTGAGTTACTATGAGAGCCGAATT GTTATTCAAGCGCTGTTCATCACCCTTGGCGTCTTCATTGGTCTTACACTCTTCACGTTCCAAACCAAA TAcgacttttcctccttggcacctatcctcttcatcggcATCTGGGGTCTCCTGACCACCTACCTCATTCagatcttcctcccattcaACGCCACCGTCGACCTCGGTATTGCCTGTTTCTCGACCCTCTTGTTCTCTGGTTTCGTGTTATATGACACACAGCAGATTATGAAGAGATTAAGTGTGGATGAGGCGATTGCGGGGGCGTTGACGCTTTATTTGGACTTTTTGAACTTGTTCTTGAGCATCTTGAGGGCG CTTAACAGCTCGAACGACCGTTGA
- a CDS encoding CAMK/CAMKL/Chk1 protein kinase, producing MMSTDASRKQKSAASISFPSNISQGPAVLFYDPGNISMEVDQAPNYPDIQGYYLSREIGGGGFSKVYRAVHRQTRGLAACKVINLYVNPAWGLGTPNIKELQKEVQVHKALKNPYILEFLHHETIKIDNPDHYTPGLYMLLELAVGGDLFDKIAPDVGVPEDLAKFYFAQMVAGVEFIHAKGIAHRDLKPENLLLAANGNLKITDFGLCAVFRHKGKTRLLSGRCGSLPYVAPELGVPAGQGYAAEPVDIWGMGVVLYTLLVGNTPWDEPSESSPEFCAYRTGELFNYDPWTRIRGQALDILKGLLCIDPQQRLTISGIKHHPWCMTQSQLRREQLSEALTQGIRQEGMMAYADPVFRSGESQAYAASRGARMAGDTDWLNKEESQFMRGTGNITQSGDLMTITTRFWMALPPNEAFQILAAFLQSDVADANGSVRAVAAPSAPGDSFSGSHGAGGVIKLHKAAGHQYVEGKVVVLPSDSLAAEGQSLVIMQRAKGSILHWRALWWSVVRANELQDYVIRGDM from the exons ATGATGTCAACCGACGCGTCGCGTAAACAAAAGTCGGCCGCATCGATCTCATTTCCATCAAACATTTCCCAAGGGCCCGCTGTACTGTTCTATGATCCGGGAAACATCAGCATGGAAGTCGACCAGGCACCCAACTACCCGGATATCCAGGGCTACTACCTCAGTAGGGAAATAGGCGGGGGAGGTTTCTCCAA GGTCTACCGAGCCGTACACAGGCAAACAAGAGGGCTCGCAGCATGTAAAGTGATCAACCTGTACGTCAACCCAGCCTGGGGACTTGGCACTCCCAACATCAAGGAGCTTCAAAAAGAAGTCCAAGTACACAAGGCCCTCAAAAACCCGTACATCCTCGAGTTCCTACACCACGAAACGATAAAAATCGATAACCCAGATCATTATACTCCGGGACTGTACATGCTTCTCGAGCTGGCTGTTGGTGGAGATTTGTTTGACAAGATTG CGCCGGACGTTGGTGTGCCCGAAGATCTTGCCAAGTTTTACTTTGCCCAGATGGTTGCTGGTGTG GAATTCATCCACGCCAAAGGTATCGCCCACCGTGACCTTAAACCCGAaaacctccttctcgcAGCTAACGGTAACCTCAAAATCACCGACTTTGGTCTCTGCGCCGTATTCAGACACAAGGGCAAGACGAGACTACTGAGTGGGAGATGCGGAAGCTTGCCTTATGTTGCGCCGGAA CTTGGTGTGCCAGCAGGACAGGGGTATGCGGCAGAACCGGTTGACATTTGGGGAATGGGTGTTGTCCTTTACACCCTCCTCGTGGGCA ATACACCATGGGATGAACCTTCGGAAAGTAGTCCTGAATTCTGTGCATACAGAACAGGCGAGTTGTTCAACTATGATCCATGGACAAGAATACGCGGTCAGGCATTAG ATATTCTAAAGGGCTTGTTGTGTATCGACCCCCAGCAAAGATTAACGATTTCTGGCATCAAACACCACCCATGGTGTATGAC ACAAAGTCAACTGCGTCGCGAGCAGCTTTCGGAAGCTCTTACCCAAGGTATCCGTCAAGAGGGTATGATGGCCTATGCGGACCCCGTTTTCCGTTCAGGGGAATCTCAAGCCTATGCAGCTTC ACGCGGGGCAAGGATGGCTGGCGATACCGATTGGCTTAACAAGGAAGAGTCGCAATTCATGCGCGGTACCGGTAACATT ACGCAATCTGGTGATCTAATGACCATCACCACCCGATTCTGGATGGCCCTCCCGCCCAACGAAGCATTCCAGATCCTTGCCGCTTTCTTGCAGTCTGATGTGGCTGATGCCAACGGTTCCGTCCGCGCTGTCGCCGCGCCATCAGCACCAGGAGACTCGTTCTCTGGTTCTCACGGAGCAGGAGGGGTGATCAAACTTCACAAGGCAGCGGGACATCAATATGTGGAGGGCAAAGTCGTTGTCTTGCCTAGCGATAGTTTGGCGGCCGAGGGCCAGAGTTTGGTGATCATGCAAAGGGCGAAGGGGTCGATCTTACATTGGAGGGCGTTGTGGTGGAGTGTGGTGAGAGCGAATGAGCTGCAGGATTATGTTATTCGAGGAGACATGTGA